The window CGCTGGCCGCGGTCGGCAAGATTTACGGCAAGACCTATTCTGCCCTCGCGGCCGACCGCAACGATTTCTACACCCACCTCTACGACCTGCAATCGGCCCTGGGTACCGGCACCGTCGTGTCCCTTGCCACCGTCTCCCGCGCCACGCTGGTTGCCGAAGCCCAACGCCCCGACGCCACGGGTCTTGCCTATCGCTACGCTCTCAAGGAACTCAATCCCTTCGCCCTGCTCGGCGTCGACTACAGCCACTTCAACCAGAACGGCGAACTCGATCTCTATGATCCCGCCACTGGCACGGGCAGTCTCACCGATCTGTATCTGCAAGACCGCGCTGCCTTTCTTGCCTGGAAAAACAAAACCTACACCGAAGACACCGACGTGGGCCGGGTTTACGACGGCAGTGCCTGGCACTTCAAGGACGAAGCCGGCGGTGCCGAGCTGTGGGTGGGCAACCCGTACGATGTGAAGAGTAGTCCGCAGTTGCGGCATCTCGTATTCGGCGGCAGCGGCGCGGACACCCTCACCGGGGGTGACAACGCGGATCACCTCTACGGTGACAGCGGCGATGACACCCTCAACGCCGGCAACGGGGCCGACTACCTCGAAGGCCAGCTAGGCGATGATGTTCTCTACGGTGAAGACGGGCGCGATGTATTGATCGGCGGCGGAGGCGACGACACCCTCGATGGGGGCAAAGACGCCGACCGTCTCGAAGGCGGCAAAGGCGCTGACACCTACATCCTCAGCAGCGCCACCAAAG of the Thiobacter sp. AK1 genome contains:
- a CDS encoding calcium-binding protein, with the translated sequence LAAVGKIYGKTYSALAADRNDFYTHLYDLQSALGTGTVVSLATVSRATLVAEAQRPDATGLAYRYALKELNPFALLGVDYSHFNQNGELDLYDPATGTGSLTDLYLQDRAAFLAWKNKTYTEDTDVGRVYDGSAWHFKDEAGGAELWVGNPYDVKSSPQLRHLVFGGSGADTLTGGDNADHLYGDSGDDTLNAGNGADYLEGQLGDDVLYGEDGRDVLIGGGGDDTLDGGKDADRLEGGKGADTYILSSATKANDIIRDLDGQGRIMLDGSVLDGGDYQSAGVWQKGTTTYTFIPDASGRGTLTITSDAGNITVENFAAGELGITLPGASAVAPPPPEDRRIQGDLAPIDFDPATAGVQMRVDELGNIITDPLVGETDRIDTLYDSTGNDTILAGGGNDVIHADRGGNDWLDTGTGDDLATAGAGNDKRGTTEERQSAQYGDKSQSPGYGDHMVANDREWRSAA